GGAATTTCGTGTACTCGGTGAACAGCACGCGGACGGCGTCGGGCTTGACCAGCCAGCTCCCGTCGTCGAGGCGGCTGTTCACCACCGGATACGGGCGTACATCGGTGGTCTTCAGCAGTCGCCGCATCTCCAGCAGGCTGCGCGGCATATGGTAGTTGTTGGTGACGAGAATGATGGACGTGTAGGCGTGCTCGTTCACCCACTTGGCGCTCTCGGCAGCATTGCCGACCGTATCTATGGCCGCCCGGTCGATGTCGATGCAGCAGGAGAACAGTCGATCGTCTGCGCCCATCACCGCCTTGAGCTCGGAGTCACGAGCGACCGGATTGACCCCGCTGATGAGCAGGCGCTGGCCCTTTCCGGATCGAAGCAGCTCCACGGCGGCGTCGAGGCGGAACTGGCCGCCGGTCAGCACGATGATGGCATCGGCTCCGGGCGGATCGCTCGGCGTTTCGAGACGACCGATCCGGTCGGCGAACAGGCCGAATCCGGCCACGAAGGCGAGGCCGGCTACCGCGGAGACAGCGAAGATCGTTCGGCTCAGCCAGCCGAGCCGGGCAAGCCGGAATTCGCGTTTGTCGGCCCGATCCGAATTCATTGCGCAGTCGCCGCCACCCTTTCCGTCGTCGCGCGATGATCTTTCATATCCTGCAATTGGGGCGATCGATAGAGAGGCGACCCCCTTGAGGTTCCGAGCCGCGCTGGCATCGCTCGTCGGCGAGCGAGGCTCCGGTCTAGTCATGGTCGGTCCGGCCGATATCGATGCTGTTCAGCCGCGCCACGACGGTGACGTGAGTGGTAGCCGCCGTCAGTCCGGCGACCAGCGCCAGGATGAACAGGACGCCGACATATCCCGTCGTGCCGATGACGAAGTTGCCGAAAAGCGCCGTCGCCTGATCGGCCTCCGGCGTCGCCATGTTGCGCGACGACCACCAGGCGAACATCACGAAGACGATGATGGCTGCGAGGCCTCCCGCGGCCGCCCCCTTGAGCCCGATCCAGAGGAAGTGGCGACGGAACTCGGCCGCGATGAACTGCGACTCCGCCCCCACGAAATGCAGCACTTCGATGACGGGCCCGTTGCCTGCCATGGCGCCGCGGGTAGCGAAGACGACCGTGAGAACGGTGGCAGAGAGCATCAGCACCAGAATGGCGATGCCGATGAGCACCGTCGTGCGCGCCATCGAGACCAGACGGTCGACCCAGTTGCGGTGGTCGTCCAGGCTGACGTTCGGAATGGCCGCGCGCAGTGCCTGGCGCATCGCTGCGAAATCCGGCGGCGCGTCCTCGTCGATGGTGACGATGACGAGCCGCGGTACGGGCAGTTCCGCGATGTCCAATCCCGCTCCGAGCCAGGGTTCGAGAAGTCTGGCCGTTGCGGCGCTGTCGACGATCGAGGCGGACCTCACCCCGCCGAAGCCGCTGGCAATCGCCTGAGCCTGCGTCAGCGCCGTATCCATGTCGAATCCGTCGTCGGGCTTGATCTGGATGGTCGCCTCGCGGGCGATCTGGGTCTGCCATACACTCGCCGTGTCGCGCACCAGCGTGACGGCGCCGAGGGTCAGGCAGGAAAGAAAGGTCATGATCGCGATCACGATGACCAGCGCGTGACCGGCCACGCTCCGCGGAGGAACGATGGATGTCGCGCGGCGCCAGGTCCTGGCGCTCGTCCCGTTGCGCGGGATGGCCGGCGGCGCGTCAGTCATGGACATCGAGCCGGCCCTCCGCAAGCACCATCCGGCGAGCTTCCACTTGATCCATCAGGTGGAGGTCGTGCGTGGCGATGACCACCGCGGTGCCGGATCGGTTCAGTTCGATGAAGAGCCGCAGGAGCCGGCGCGCGAGCGTCGGATCGACGTTGCCGGTCGGCTCGTCGGCAAGCAGTATTTCGGGCTGTTCGATCAGCGCCCGCGCGATGGCGGCCCGCTGCTTTTCTCCTCCCGACAGGACCGGCGGCAGAACGTGCAGCCTGTCCCCGAGACCGACCCATTTCAGCAGTTCCACGACGTCGTTGCGGTAACTCGCCTCCTCGCGCCCGCGCACGCGCAGTGGAAGCGCGACGTTCTCGTAGGTTGTCATATGGTCCAGAAGACGGAAATCCTGGAACACGATGCCGATCTTGCGCCGGATGAGCGGTAGTTCGGCTCGCAGGATTTTCGTCCGATCCTTCCCGAAAACGTTTATGAGACCTCTGGTCGGCGCCAGCGACAGGAACAGAAGTCGCAGCAGCGTCGTCTTGCCCGCCCCCGACGGTCCGCAGAGGAATTGGAAGGACCCTCGCGGAATCTGGAAGGATATGTCCCGCAATATCTCGGGCCCCATCCCATACCTCAAGCCGACGTTCTCGAACCGAATCACTGTCTCTGGAGCCTTGATGGTTGGGACCAAGGGGGAACGTGGGACGTTCCTGCCGGGATGGTTAACGGCCGGTTAAGGAATTGCATGCCGAAGCGGCAAGGCTGCCATCCGGCAGCGAAACATTAACCATTGGCGCGTAACCCATGGAAGGGTTTCCACAAGGACCACCGGGCCCGATGTTCGACGTGCGATACCTCCGCCCGATCTCGGGCGAAATCATGACGGATGATCGCATCCGGTCGTCCCGCCCGTCCCTCGCCGACGGGATCGATGAAATCGAGGACGCGGAGTTCGAAGTCCTTCATCTGTCGGAAGTCATTCCTTCCCGCACGGATCATTTCGTGGAGCGCGAATGGGCCGAAAGCACCCGTCGGCCCGAAGGCATGGACATACTGAAGAGCCGGATCGGGGGGGCGCCCCTTCCACGCGAGCGGGCGGGGCCGCTGTTCTGGGTCTTCGGAGTGGTGCTGGCTGCCGCCTCGTTCTGGATATCGGGAGGACATTCGTTATCGGGCACTCTGTTGGCGTTCCTGCCTGCGCCCGCCGAAAAGCCCATGCGCATCGCGAATCTCACGTCGGGCGTGGAGGAGCGGAATGGCCGGCGGCTCGTGGTCGTCGACGGCAGTGTCGAGAACACTGCTTCCTCCGCCGGAATTGCGCCGACGCTCGCCATCGAAGTTATGAGTGACGCAGGCCGTGTGACCCGCTACACACTCGGCTCTGCGGGAGCACTCGTCGAACCGGGCGAGCACTACCGGTTCTCCAGTCGCGTGAACGCTCCCATGGGCGTGGTGGCAGGGGTGTCCGTCAAGATGGCCGAGAGGAACGATTGATGCCTGTGGTGCGCGGCAAGGAGATCGAGGTTCTGTTCAGCGCGTCGACGATTGCGAGACGCAATCTCGAACTCGCGAAAGAAATCGCCTCGCGAGACTACAACGACCTGCTGGTGATCTCCATCCTGAAGGGCTCGTTCATTTTCGCAGCCGATCTGATACGCGCGATGCACGATGCCGGGGCGTCGCCGGAGGTCGAGTTCATCTTCATTTCGAGCTATGGCGCCGGCACGACGAGCGGCGAGGTCCGCGTTCTGCGCGACATCGACAACGACGTCCGAGGTCGCGACATCCTGCTGATCGACGACATCCTGGAGTCCGGCAAGACGCTGAAGTTCACCCGCGAACTCATGCTCGGCCGCGGCGCGCGCAGCGTTTCCATCGCTGTCCTGCTCGACAAGCACAGCAAGCGCCAGACGGAGCTGACCGCCGATTATGTCGGCTTCGATTGCCCGGATTACTTCGTGGTGGGCTATGGTATGGATGTCGCACATGCCTTCCGCGAACTGCCCTTCGTGGGCGTGGTGAAGGGCGACGCCTGACCCGTCCCGACGGCGAGGTGGCGGCGGATGTACAACCCCAGCGTGGAACACCACGGGATGAGCAAGATCCTGATCGTCGAGGACGACGAACCCGTTCGGACCCTGGCGGTTCGCGCGCTCCAGCGTGACGGACACGTGGTCGACACCGCCGAGGACGGTGAGGCAGGCCTCGACCGGATCCGCGGGTG
The nucleotide sequence above comes from Aquibium microcysteis. Encoded proteins:
- the ftsE gene encoding cell division ATP-binding protein FtsE; translated protein: MIRFENVGLRYGMGPEILRDISFQIPRGSFQFLCGPSGAGKTTLLRLLFLSLAPTRGLINVFGKDRTKILRAELPLIRRKIGIVFQDFRLLDHMTTYENVALPLRVRGREEASYRNDVVELLKWVGLGDRLHVLPPVLSGGEKQRAAIARALIEQPEILLADEPTGNVDPTLARRLLRLFIELNRSGTAVVIATHDLHLMDQVEARRMVLAEGRLDVHD
- the hpt gene encoding hypoxanthine phosphoribosyltransferase, with translation MPVVRGKEIEVLFSASTIARRNLELAKEIASRDYNDLLVISILKGSFIFAADLIRAMHDAGASPEVEFIFISSYGAGTTSGEVRVLRDIDNDVRGRDILLIDDILESGKTLKFTRELMLGRGARSVSIAVLLDKHSKRQTELTADYVGFDCPDYFVVGYGMDVAHAFRELPFVGVVKGDA
- a CDS encoding YdcF family protein translates to MNSDRADKREFRLARLGWLSRTIFAVSAVAGLAFVAGFGLFADRIGRLETPSDPPGADAIIVLTGGQFRLDAAVELLRSGKGQRLLISGVNPVARDSELKAVMGADDRLFSCCIDIDRAAIDTVGNAAESAKWVNEHAYTSIILVTNNYHMPRSLLEMRRLLKTTDVRPYPVVNSRLDDGSWLVKPDAVRVLFTEYTKFLTALARSPFAGGPEQAAQTRSANAR
- a CDS encoding cell division protein FtsX; translation: MTDAPPAIPRNGTSARTWRRATSIVPPRSVAGHALVIVIAIMTFLSCLTLGAVTLVRDTASVWQTQIAREATIQIKPDDGFDMDTALTQAQAIASGFGGVRSASIVDSAATARLLEPWLGAGLDIAELPVPRLVIVTIDEDAPPDFAAMRQALRAAIPNVSLDDHRNWVDRLVSMARTTVLIGIAILVLMLSATVLTVVFATRGAMAGNGPVIEVLHFVGAESQFIAAEFRRHFLWIGLKGAAAGGLAAIIVFVMFAWWSSRNMATPEADQATALFGNFVIGTTGYVGVLFILALVAGLTAATTHVTVVARLNSIDIGRTDHD